The following coding sequences are from one Bacteroidota bacterium window:
- the tpiA gene encoding triose-phosphate isomerase: MRKMIVAGNWKMNTSVDEGIELIKQLKELISKHDTSAKEVITFPPFTHLWEFGKQLSESQIFLGAQNFCYEPKGAFTGEISATMLKSCGCNYVLIGHSERRQYFNESNELLAKKLNTAIENELLPIYCCGESLEEREAANHFKIIEKQINEGVFHLNENNFKKVVIAYEPIWAIGTGKTASPEQAQEIHNFIRSMIEKKYDKSIAENTSILYGGSVKASNAKEIFAKADIDGGLIGGASLKPEEFNNIINSI; encoded by the coding sequence CTGGAAAATGAATACTTCTGTAGATGAAGGAATAGAATTAATTAAACAATTAAAAGAGCTTATTTCTAAACATGATACATCAGCAAAAGAAGTAATTACCTTCCCTCCTTTTACACACCTTTGGGAATTTGGCAAACAACTATCCGAATCCCAAATATTTTTAGGAGCACAAAACTTTTGTTATGAACCAAAAGGAGCCTTTACCGGAGAAATATCAGCCACAATGTTGAAATCATGCGGATGCAATTATGTTCTAATCGGTCATTCCGAGAGAAGACAATATTTTAATGAATCAAATGAACTACTTGCCAAAAAATTAAATACTGCAATTGAAAACGAGCTGTTACCAATTTATTGTTGCGGAGAATCTTTAGAAGAAAGAGAAGCGGCTAATCATTTTAAAATAATTGAAAAACAAATTAACGAAGGTGTTTTTCATTTAAATGAAAATAATTTTAAAAAAGTAGTAATAGCTTATGAGCCAATATGGGCAATAGGAACAGGGAAAACCGCATCACCGGAACAAGCACAGGAAATCCACAATTTTATTCGTAGCATGATTGAAAAAAAATACGATAAAAGTATTGCCGAAAATACCAGTATTCTTTACGGAGGTAGTGTAAAAGCTTCAAATGCAAAAGAGATTTTTGCAAAAGCTGATATTGATGGAGGATTAATTGGAGGTGCATCTTTAAAGCCCGAAGAATTCAATAACATCATAAATTCCATATAA
- the prmA gene encoding 50S ribosomal protein L11 methyltransferase, giving the protein MEHLEIQVFCPKNISEFLIQELFLLQFTSFQEEEDFFYAYIEKSEYSEEEFNSVISKYIKLGNEIRFEIKTLKNINWNKEWEKNYDPIIIDNKFFIKAPFHKIQKPDLKTFIISPSMAFGTGHHATTKLIMHIQQKIDFKNKRVLDYGCGTGILSIFSEFLGAKEIVAIDNDENAINCTQENIEFNNCKKILPITGEIDTVKGEKFDIILANITRNIIIKSAKSLAELLSQDSVLITSGYFYEDNELIINKLSKENFIFAENYSEDKWSSCLFKMNK; this is encoded by the coding sequence ATGGAACATTTGGAGATTCAAGTTTTTTGTCCTAAAAATATTAGTGAGTTTCTTATACAGGAATTATTTCTATTGCAATTCACAAGTTTTCAGGAAGAAGAAGATTTTTTTTATGCCTATATTGAAAAATCGGAATACTCGGAGGAAGAATTTAATTCGGTTATTTCAAAATATATAAAGCTTGGTAATGAAATCCGATTTGAAATAAAAACTCTAAAAAATATAAATTGGAATAAAGAATGGGAAAAGAATTATGATCCAATAATTATTGACAATAAATTTTTTATAAAAGCACCATTTCATAAAATCCAAAAACCTGATTTAAAAACATTCATTATTTCTCCATCAATGGCATTTGGCACAGGACATCATGCAACAACCAAATTGATAATGCATATACAACAAAAGATTGATTTTAAAAACAAAAGGGTTCTTGATTATGGTTGTGGTACAGGAATATTAAGTATCTTTTCTGAATTTTTGGGAGCAAAAGAAATTGTAGCAATTGACAATGATGAAAATGCAATTAATTGCACACAAGAAAATATTGAATTTAATAACTGCAAGAAAATTTTACCAATAACGGGTGAAATTGATACTGTAAAAGGAGAGAAATTTGATATAATTCTAGCAAATATTACAAGAAACATAATTATAAAATCTGCAAAATCTTTAGCCGAATTACTTTCCCAAGATAGCGTTTTAATTACAAGTGGATACTTTTATGAAGACAATGAATTAATAATCAATAAACTTAGTAAAGAAAATTTTATCTTTGCTGAAAATTATTCAGAGGATAAATGGTCATCATGTCTATTTAAAATGAATAAATAA